Proteins encoded within one genomic window of Spirochaeta cellobiosiphila DSM 17781:
- a CDS encoding methyl-accepting chemotaxis protein: protein MKIKGKFILPNSIILVIGLAIVFMGIMIPVSNEIEHMHQLEIERQTDLASTNADSWINDNRKLIYLLSQTQDILIPFQNSSTAEDIRGLDKKLQDWNQRLNYFDTIGVVNKEGLVVAFNDEEQVGVLNLATRDYFRKAIKGQEAISDVILSKVSNLPVFVLAAPIKQNGKVEGVLIATVPLEKYNKEVVDLMQLGTDGFAYMVDHNGVVISHKDNDKVMNQNISNYDYGKEILNKDSGLVDYTLDGERYIAGYKKIFSTGWRIVAEVAYSDMFSSLLKLRSIMLFTMGLVLISMLGVQILISSIMVKRIKTMALNLQDIAEGEGDLTKRLKIKGSDELDLMGEYINRTMIRIGNMVRQIKEEGHSLSNIDSDLTANMTQTASAINEITANIESINSRILNQSAGVEEMHATLNAVGEGIKHLDIRIDEQIKNISNSSSAVEEMTANISSVHHSLQANAITMEELQSASESGYKSIGELSQIFDSIVQESVGLEEASNIIQDMASQTNLLAMNAAIEAAHAGNTGRGFAVVAQEIRKLAENSGSQGSKISHSLSALKESIDKIGVALVSTKDKFDVVHNLSQKTVEQENMIKSAMDEQVTANEEVLQSLTVIQSQSDKVSNSSKEMLAGANQVLEEISHLAEVTDEIRLSINEMATGTVQINQSVEFVRELTHKTSDSVKSLNKQVSQFIIE from the coding sequence ATGAAAATTAAGGGTAAATTTATACTGCCAAACAGCATCATTCTCGTTATAGGTCTAGCGATAGTCTTTATGGGAATCATGATCCCCGTTAGTAACGAGATTGAGCACATGCACCAATTAGAGATCGAAAGACAAACAGATTTGGCATCCACAAATGCAGATTCATGGATTAATGATAATAGAAAACTTATATATTTGTTATCACAAACCCAGGATATTTTAATTCCCTTTCAGAATTCTTCCACAGCTGAAGACATTAGGGGTTTAGATAAAAAACTCCAAGACTGGAACCAGAGACTGAATTACTTTGATACAATTGGCGTTGTGAACAAAGAAGGCCTAGTAGTTGCTTTCAATGATGAAGAACAAGTTGGAGTGTTGAATTTAGCCACAAGAGATTACTTCAGGAAAGCCATAAAGGGACAAGAAGCTATCTCTGATGTGATATTGAGCAAGGTAAGTAATTTACCTGTCTTTGTTCTGGCCGCGCCAATCAAGCAGAATGGTAAAGTAGAAGGGGTACTTATAGCGACCGTTCCCTTGGAAAAGTACAACAAAGAAGTGGTTGACCTTATGCAACTAGGGACAGATGGATTTGCCTATATGGTAGATCACAATGGTGTTGTTATCTCCCATAAAGACAATGATAAAGTAATGAATCAGAACATTAGTAATTATGATTACGGGAAGGAGATTCTTAATAAAGACTCCGGTCTAGTGGACTATACTCTGGATGGGGAACGTTATATTGCAGGATATAAAAAGATTTTCAGTACTGGCTGGCGCATAGTAGCTGAAGTTGCTTATTCTGATATGTTTTCTTCTTTATTAAAATTAAGATCTATTATGCTCTTCACCATGGGTCTGGTTCTTATCTCCATGTTGGGAGTACAGATTCTTATCTCAAGTATCATGGTGAAACGTATTAAAACTATGGCCCTTAACCTTCAGGATATTGCCGAAGGAGAGGGAGACCTCACAAAGCGATTGAAAATTAAAGGTTCAGATGAACTAGATCTAATGGGTGAATACATTAACAGAACAATGATCCGTATTGGCAACATGGTTAGGCAAATAAAAGAGGAAGGTCACTCCCTCTCTAATATTGATTCAGATTTAACAGCTAATATGACCCAAACGGCTTCAGCTATTAATGAGATTACAGCGAACATTGAAAGCATTAATTCCCGAATTCTCAACCAATCAGCTGGTGTGGAAGAAATGCATGCCACCTTGAATGCCGTGGGAGAAGGGATAAAACATTTAGATATACGAATTGACGAACAAATTAAAAATATTAGTAACTCTTCTTCAGCCGTAGAAGAGATGACCGCTAATATTAGTTCTGTTCACCATAGTCTTCAAGCCAATGCCATTACTATGGAAGAGCTGCAGTCAGCTTCTGAATCTGGTTACAAATCAATAGGAGAATTATCACAAATCTTTGATTCGATAGTACAGGAATCGGTAGGATTGGAAGAAGCGAGTAACATCATTCAGGATATGGCTTCCCAGACTAATCTATTAGCAATGAATGCGGCTATCGAAGCTGCCCACGCTGGTAATACTGGTCGTGGTTTTGCCGTAGTAGCTCAAGAAATACGTAAACTGGCCGAAAACTCTGGTTCCCAGGGAAGTAAAATCAGTCACTCCCTATCAGCCCTTAAGGAAAGCATAGACAAAATTGGTGTGGCTCTCGTATCTACGAAGGATAAGTTCGATGTAGTGCATAATTTAAGTCAAAAGACAGTTGAACAGGAAAACATGATAAAATCAGCAATGGATGAACAGGTAACGGCTAACGAAGAAGTGTTACAATCTCTAACGGTTATCCAATCACAAAGTGATAAAGTTAGTAATTCATCAAAGGAAATGCTAGCGGGAGCTAATCAAGTACTGGAGGAAATATCACATCTAGCTGAAGTAACCGATGAGATACGTTTAAGTATAAATGAGATGGCCACAGGAACTGTTCAAATAAACCAGTCCGTTGAATTTGTCAGAGAACTAACCCATAAAACCAGTGACAGTGTGAAATCATTGAATAAGCAAGTCTCTCAATTTATCATTGAGTAG
- a CDS encoding cobalt-precorrin 5A hydrolase — translation MKIGVITITKSAYTTGLLLQQTMENCVHHHSLEKGWLKAHMEFFFTQYEGLIFVMATGIVVRMIAPYIQSKYSDPAVVVVDDAQRYAISLLSGHEGGANGLASQVATILDAEAVITTASDTNRFRTIGIGCRKGTPAAQIKEAVEQTLDAHNIPLSSLRLGGSFEVKKIEAGLLGYFHELAIPLKFYTKEEINHCPGEFQDNPVSLRQLGVRAVAEPCALLASRRGHLVLSKQIYKDVTIAVAEEEEEIRDKT, via the coding sequence ATGAAGATTGGAGTCATCACCATAACCAAATCAGCTTATACCACAGGACTGTTATTACAACAGACTATGGAGAATTGTGTACATCATCATTCCTTGGAAAAGGGCTGGTTAAAGGCTCATATGGAATTCTTCTTCACCCAGTATGAGGGGCTTATCTTTGTGATGGCTACAGGGATTGTCGTCCGTATGATTGCGCCCTATATCCAGTCTAAATATTCCGATCCTGCAGTGGTTGTTGTGGACGATGCCCAACGTTATGCCATCAGTCTCTTATCTGGTCATGAAGGAGGGGCGAACGGTCTGGCTTCTCAGGTGGCCACTATCCTGGATGCAGAAGCTGTCATAACAACAGCCAGTGATACAAACCGCTTTAGAACGATCGGTATTGGCTGTAGAAAAGGCACTCCTGCAGCCCAAATAAAAGAAGCTGTAGAACAGACACTGGACGCACACAATATTCCCCTCTCTTCCCTTCGTTTGGGGGGAAGCTTTGAAGTAAAGAAAATCGAAGCAGGATTACTTGGGTATTTCCATGAATTAGCTATTCCCCTCAAGTTCTATACTAAAGAGGAAATCAATCATTGTCCCGGTGAGTTTCAAGACAATCCTGTATCCCTGCGCCAGTTAGGGGTGAGAGCTGTGGCGGAACCTTGTGCCCTTTTAGCCTCCAGACGAGGCCATCTGGTGCTATCTAAACAAATCTATAAAGATGTTACCATAGCTGTGGCAGAGGAAGAGGAAGAGATACGTGATAAAACCTAA
- a CDS encoding type III pantothenate kinase, which translates to MLLAIDIGNSNIVFGICDEDRWVRQWRLRTDPFKMPDEYSVLFRDLLREENIVGTDLDQVIMSSVVPSLTGKIQEMTRGLAGQEPLIVGPGVKTGIKINIANPSELGTDIICNCVAAYERFKSSCIVVDFGTALTFTGLSDEGEFLGVAIAPGFQSAAEALSSHTAQLPQVWLEPPEKVLGRNTIQSIQSGVIYGYTSLVENMIDRIKKEIGKDVPVIATGGRANVVAKLTDRFTEKEPWLILEGLKIIAKKNRR; encoded by the coding sequence ATGCTATTAGCTATTGATATAGGCAACTCAAATATTGTTTTTGGAATCTGTGACGAGGATCGTTGGGTCCGCCAATGGCGGCTGCGAACAGATCCTTTTAAGATGCCTGATGAATATTCTGTTCTCTTTAGGGATCTCCTTCGTGAAGAAAACATAGTTGGTACTGACCTCGATCAGGTTATCATGAGTTCTGTTGTTCCTTCTTTAACAGGGAAGATTCAGGAAATGACCAGAGGCTTAGCAGGTCAAGAGCCATTAATTGTAGGTCCTGGTGTCAAGACGGGTATCAAGATTAATATTGCCAATCCATCCGAACTGGGCACAGATATCATCTGTAATTGTGTAGCTGCTTATGAACGCTTTAAATCTTCCTGTATTGTTGTTGACTTCGGTACAGCCCTGACTTTTACAGGTTTGTCTGATGAGGGGGAATTCCTGGGAGTAGCTATTGCTCCAGGTTTTCAATCTGCTGCGGAAGCCCTGTCCTCTCATACTGCACAGCTTCCCCAAGTGTGGCTGGAACCACCAGAGAAAGTCCTGGGACGTAATACCATTCAATCGATTCAGTCTGGAGTTATTTATGGTTATACCAGTCTTGTAGAGAACATGATTGATCGTATTAAAAAAGAAATAGGTAAGGATGTTCCTGTCATTGCGACCGGTGGCCGTGCTAATGTGGTGGCCAAATTAACAGACCGCTTTACTGAAAAAGAACCCTGGCTCATTCTGGAAGGTCTTAAGATCATTGCCAAAAAGAATAGAAGGTAA
- the cobI gene encoding precorrin-2 C(20)-methyltransferase produces MHHDPITRLYGIGIGPGEAELLTLKAKRLLEEADIVFAPKARIKSDSLALDIVLKAGVEPSKIKELEFPMVLDKTLLARKWKDAADQILTLLPQGKTGAFITLGDPSIYSTWTYLKKALLDKSDHIEVNTVPGISTMNAAAAVLDKELVIGKQKMALIPLPRNLDEIEGLLSYFDTIVIYKVSNRLKEFQELMARLDLTDHCALVSRVGLEGEKIFPSLNDIHQEEAYLSTAIIHVPSQEKGE; encoded by the coding sequence ATGCATCATGATCCTATTACCCGTCTCTACGGGATAGGGATAGGGCCGGGAGAAGCAGAGCTTCTTACCCTTAAGGCTAAACGTCTCTTAGAAGAAGCGGATATTGTATTTGCTCCCAAGGCTCGAATTAAATCAGATTCCCTAGCCTTGGATATCGTCCTTAAGGCAGGGGTTGAACCTTCTAAAATCAAGGAACTGGAGTTCCCTATGGTATTGGATAAAACCTTATTAGCTCGCAAATGGAAGGACGCTGCTGACCAGATCCTCACCTTATTACCTCAGGGCAAGACAGGGGCCTTTATCACACTAGGGGATCCTTCTATCTATAGTACATGGACTTACTTGAAGAAAGCTCTTCTGGATAAGTCTGATCATATCGAAGTCAACACTGTTCCGGGTATATCCACTATGAATGCCGCTGCCGCTGTTTTGGATAAGGAACTGGTCATCGGCAAACAGAAGATGGCTCTCATTCCTCTTCCTCGTAACCTGGATGAGATTGAAGGACTCTTAAGTTACTTTGATACGATTGTAATCTATAAAGTTTCTAATCGCTTGAAGGAGTTTCAGGAACTCATGGCCAGATTAGATTTAACAGATCATTGTGCCCTTGTTAGTCGAGTGGGATTAGAAGGAGAAAAGATTTTCCCCTCTTTAAACGATATTCATCAGGAAGAGGCTTACCTCTCTACAGCCATTATTCATGTCCCTTCTCAGGAGAAAGGAGAATGA
- a CDS encoding ECF transporter S component — protein sequence MNKSNSGLRKIVVASVMSAISIIMGITHLGFIPWFSGASLTIMHVPVIIGAILEGPIVGMITGLIFGVFSLIQASIGSTGPIDPYFTNPLISVAPRILIGLATWGAYRLFQGKFEGVAVVVSAIVGSYVNSILVLSALAVFGAIPWAVILGVLAGNSVAEAAAAAIISTAVILAWKGIDRRSGSSLEALEE from the coding sequence ATGAACAAATCAAACAGTGGACTTAGAAAGATTGTTGTAGCCAGTGTTATGTCTGCTATTTCTATCATTATGGGAATAACCCATCTAGGGTTTATTCCATGGTTTTCAGGAGCTTCTCTAACTATTATGCATGTGCCGGTTATTATAGGGGCCATTTTAGAAGGGCCCATAGTCGGTATGATTACTGGATTGATCTTTGGTGTGTTTAGTTTAATTCAAGCCTCTATTGGGTCAACAGGTCCTATCGATCCCTATTTTACTAATCCTTTGATTTCTGTTGCCCCCCGTATTCTTATTGGATTAGCTACCTGGGGAGCCTATCGGTTATTCCAGGGGAAGTTCGAAGGAGTTGCAGTGGTTGTCTCTGCTATTGTAGGAAGCTATGTGAACTCTATTCTTGTATTATCTGCCCTAGCCGTATTTGGAGCTATTCCCTGGGCTGTAATACTTGGTGTTCTGGCAGGTAACAGTGTTGCAGAAGCGGCAGCCGCTGCGATAATATCCACAGCTGTCATCTTAGCATGGAAAGGAATTGATCGCAGGTCAGGATCATCCCTGGAAGCACTGGAGGAATAA
- a CDS encoding energy-coupling factor transporter ATPase, whose translation MAFIEIRQVSKYYSHQDTPVLDNINFDIEKGRYYCVAGTNGSGKSTLIRMINGLVQPDKGSITVEGLNPQDSHDLVLIRQKIAMVFQAPENQIVSSIVEEDVAFAMENLCWPTERMEEQISTVLDDVHMSEYRKARTDQISAGQQQRVALAGALVINPDCLILDEASSMLNPQARKELLHLLDEYREAGGTIISVTHHLDELLRADQVILIHKGVLQGLFTPRDLLTLPDLDQLPYKTFPWIDRGRALNFKPIPLELKDFSAQLYQKLRQTSFQFPTEEAPSRPLLGVIEGLHYQYPNSEHGIHLDHLSLYKGERLILTGETGAGKSTLLHFLGGVKTSLEGSLVWNDTTMVKGLVMQNPAFQLFKNYVGDDVAFGPSNQGIKGKELALRVRDAMEMAGLPFKLFKDRKVRTLSGGEKRKAAIAGVLALKPDLLLLDEPGAGLDPMAMEEMEAMLDRLQEGGTTLIIATHHMETAARGDRILYLAQGQAQVIKTPQEFFVQNWPALDLPPGAELSNYLRQKGLDLPMIADWKQWDKLLGAEYAY comes from the coding sequence ATGGCTTTTATAGAGATACGCCAAGTATCTAAATACTACTCTCATCAGGACACTCCTGTCTTGGATAATATCAATTTTGATATCGAAAAGGGTCGCTATTATTGTGTCGCAGGCACTAATGGAAGTGGCAAAAGTACTCTCATTCGCATGATTAATGGTCTGGTTCAACCAGATAAGGGAAGCATTACTGTCGAAGGTTTAAATCCTCAGGATAGTCATGATTTAGTTCTTATCCGTCAAAAGATAGCCATGGTCTTCCAGGCTCCTGAGAACCAAATCGTATCTTCAATAGTAGAAGAGGATGTCGCCTTTGCTATGGAAAACCTCTGCTGGCCCACAGAACGTATGGAAGAACAGATCTCAACAGTTCTTGATGATGTTCATATGAGTGAATACCGTAAAGCCCGAACAGATCAAATATCTGCAGGGCAACAGCAACGGGTGGCTCTGGCTGGTGCTTTAGTCATTAATCCTGATTGTCTTATCCTGGATGAGGCCTCTTCTATGTTGAATCCTCAAGCAAGAAAAGAGTTATTGCATCTCCTGGATGAATATAGAGAGGCTGGGGGGACCATCATTAGTGTGACACATCATTTGGATGAATTACTTCGTGCTGATCAGGTCATTCTAATACATAAAGGTGTTCTGCAAGGGCTTTTTACCCCCCGGGATTTATTAACCCTTCCAGATTTGGATCAACTTCCCTACAAAACTTTTCCCTGGATAGACAGGGGCAGAGCGTTGAACTTCAAACCCATACCATTGGAATTAAAAGACTTTAGTGCCCAACTTTATCAGAAGCTTCGACAGACCTCTTTCCAGTTCCCCACAGAAGAAGCCCCTTCAAGACCTCTCTTGGGAGTCATTGAAGGGCTTCATTACCAATATCCCAATTCAGAACATGGTATTCATCTGGATCACTTATCACTCTATAAAGGGGAAAGACTGATCCTGACAGGAGAAACGGGGGCAGGGAAATCAACCTTGCTTCATTTCTTAGGGGGGGTAAAAACATCCCTGGAGGGCTCCTTAGTGTGGAATGATACAACCATGGTGAAGGGATTGGTTATGCAGAACCCTGCTTTCCAGTTATTCAAGAACTATGTAGGGGATGATGTGGCCTTTGGTCCCTCCAATCAAGGGATCAAAGGAAAAGAGCTTGCCCTCAGGGTTAGGGACGCTATGGAAATGGCTGGATTACCTTTTAAGCTCTTCAAAGATCGTAAGGTAAGAACCCTCAGTGGTGGTGAAAAAAGAAAAGCCGCTATCGCCGGTGTCCTCGCCTTAAAGCCGGACCTCCTCCTTCTGGATGAACCGGGAGCCGGATTAGATCCTATGGCCATGGAAGAAATGGAAGCTATGTTGGATAGGCTGCAGGAAGGAGGGACTACCCTGATAATTGCTACCCATCATATGGAAACCGCAGCCAGAGGTGACAGAATCCTTTATTTGGCCCAGGGACAAGCTCAGGTTATAAAAACTCCTCAGGAGTTTTTTGTTCAGAACTGGCCTGCCTTGGACCTCCCTCCAGGGGCTGAGCTCAGTAATTATCTCCGGCAGAAAGGATTAGATCTTCCCATGATAGCAGATTGGAAGCAATGGGATAAGCTTTTAGGAGCAGAATATGCCTACTAA
- a CDS encoding energy-coupling factor transporter transmembrane component T family protein, protein MPTKSIHDHSPGTKLFVLIVLMVSAFVASPYLGSPLIFLYLGYLYSQSTVSLSGTFAAIGKYWIVILLLGLFQTLFVVVDDSTTIWYHWAFIEFSTYDINLFCHFVFRLINVLFLFRLFTRVLDTADLSHAVQEILYPLEKKGLPTHTVGLIITLTFRFIPLLAEELDRLTMAQKARGTDLGKKKGFLQNITGRFPLIIPLFINALERSEHLIEAMEARGYDTSGKRTRLRVIAKCPADYRWMFNTTILLILLILIKIFSVEGKLGVLFYEQIKQWT, encoded by the coding sequence ATGCCTACTAAAAGCATTCATGATCATAGTCCTGGTACAAAGCTTTTTGTCTTGATTGTCCTGATGGTGTCGGCCTTTGTGGCCTCACCTTATCTGGGGTCACCTCTGATTTTCCTTTATCTGGGATACCTCTATAGTCAAAGTACTGTATCCCTTTCAGGGACTTTTGCTGCTATTGGTAAGTATTGGATTGTCATCCTTCTCTTAGGACTTTTTCAGACTCTTTTTGTGGTTGTAGATGACTCTACTACTATCTGGTATCACTGGGCTTTTATTGAGTTTTCTACCTACGATATAAACTTGTTCTGTCATTTTGTGTTTCGCTTGATTAATGTCCTCTTCTTATTCCGGTTATTCACTAGGGTATTGGACACGGCGGATCTCTCCCATGCGGTTCAGGAGATTCTCTATCCCCTGGAGAAAAAAGGACTTCCCACTCATACCGTGGGGTTGATCATTACCTTAACTTTTCGCTTTATTCCCCTGTTGGCAGAAGAACTGGATCGATTGACTATGGCTCAGAAGGCCAGAGGGACAGACTTAGGAAAAAAGAAAGGTTTTCTCCAGAATATAACAGGTCGCTTCCCTCTGATTATTCCTTTATTTATTAATGCTTTAGAGCGTTCTGAACATCTCATCGAAGCTATGGAAGCCAGAGGTTATGATACTAGTGGTAAAAGAACCCGCTTACGAGTCATTGCCAAATGTCCTGCTGATTATAGATGGATGTTTAATACTACCATCCTTCTTATTCTTCTTATATTGATAAAAATCTTCTCTGTTGAAGGGAAGTTAGGAGTGTTATTCTATGAACAAATCAAACAGTGGACTTAG
- the cobM gene encoding precorrin-4 C(11)-methyltransferase, whose translation MKISFVGAGPGDPELITLKGHRLLQQADIIIWAGSLVNEKLLAYASPKAQIYNSASLNYEEVTSIYEEHARKEGLIVRLHTGDPSIYGAIQEQIDYCRSQGLDHEVVPGVSSFQAGAAALCQELTLPGVSQSVVLTRLAGRTPVPEGQDIKAFARTGATLVLFLSVNQIGRLTEQLKEYYPADTPCYVLYRVSWEDQKIIPSTLGSIEKEVSREGIHKHALVMVGHVLRAQEEPFFYEMSKLYDGQFSHGYRTGHQKDNS comes from the coding sequence ATGAAGATATCCTTTGTAGGTGCCGGACCTGGTGATCCCGAACTAATAACATTAAAAGGGCATCGTCTGCTTCAACAGGCTGATATTATCATTTGGGCTGGCTCTCTTGTTAATGAAAAGCTCCTTGCCTATGCCTCCCCAAAGGCTCAAATCTATAACTCAGCTTCCCTTAATTATGAGGAAGTCACTAGTATCTATGAGGAACATGCCCGGAAGGAAGGACTCATTGTCCGCCTTCACACTGGTGATCCCAGTATTTATGGAGCCATTCAGGAGCAGATAGATTACTGCCGGTCACAGGGATTAGACCATGAAGTGGTACCTGGAGTCAGTTCCTTCCAGGCTGGGGCTGCCGCTTTATGTCAGGAGTTAACCTTACCAGGAGTTAGCCAGTCTGTTGTACTCACTCGTTTAGCCGGGAGAACTCCTGTTCCTGAAGGACAGGATATTAAAGCATTCGCCAGAACTGGGGCTACTTTGGTTCTCTTCCTGTCTGTGAATCAGATAGGAAGGCTCACAGAGCAATTAAAGGAGTATTATCCCGCTGATACTCCCTGTTATGTCTTGTACCGGGTGTCATGGGAGGATCAAAAGATTATTCCCAGTACTTTAGGTTCCATAGAGAAAGAGGTGAGTAGGGAAGGGATTCATAAACATGCTCTGGTAATGGTAGGTCATGTTCTACGTGCCCAGGAAGAACCTTTCTTTTATGAAATGTCCAAACTCTATGATGGCCAGTTCTCCCATGGTTATAGAACAGGTCACCAAAAGGATAATTCATGA
- the cobJ gene encoding precorrin-3B C(17)-methyltransferase, translating into MIKPKLYVIGIGPGDGDYIIPAARTALEESELIVGYGKYLNLLGPLIENKECFTSGMTKEIDRVKYAVDQALTGRSVAIVSSGDSGVYGMAGLAYELWKKGGGLGRDIQVVPGITAANSCAALLGAPLMHDYAVISLSDLLTERSLIVKRLELASQGDFVTVLYNPKSKKRVSLIEEARQIFLQSRSPQTPVGMVTAAYREACDIQISTLEQMSALYENMNMNSTVIIGNSQSRRWGDVIITPRGYPV; encoded by the coding sequence GTGATAAAACCTAAATTGTATGTGATCGGAATAGGACCGGGTGATGGTGATTATATTATTCCTGCAGCTAGAACAGCTCTGGAAGAGTCTGAACTTATCGTAGGATATGGAAAGTATCTTAATCTTTTAGGACCATTAATAGAGAATAAAGAATGCTTCACTTCGGGAATGACCAAAGAAATTGACAGGGTGAAGTATGCTGTCGATCAGGCTCTCACAGGACGCTCCGTAGCCATTGTATCCAGTGGGGATTCCGGAGTCTATGGTATGGCAGGACTAGCCTATGAACTTTGGAAAAAGGGGGGGGGACTGGGCAGGGATATCCAGGTTGTCCCGGGAATCACAGCAGCTAATTCCTGTGCTGCTTTATTAGGGGCTCCCCTCATGCATGACTACGCGGTGATCTCTTTAAGTGATCTTCTTACTGAGAGATCCCTTATTGTCAAAAGATTAGAATTGGCAAGCCAAGGGGATTTTGTGACTGTCTTATACAATCCAAAGAGTAAGAAACGTGTCTCCCTTATAGAAGAAGCACGGCAAATCTTCCTTCAATCCCGGTCTCCTCAGACTCCTGTGGGAATGGTGACAGCTGCCTATAGGGAAGCCTGTGATATTCAGATCAGTACATTAGAGCAAATGTCTGCATTGTATGAAAATATGAATATGAACTCCACTGTCATTATAGGTAATAGTCAAAGCCGCAGATGGGGGGATGTCATCATAACACCTCGTGGGTATCCTGTTTGA
- the cbiE gene encoding precorrin-6y C5,15-methyltransferase (decarboxylating) subunit CbiE — MPGFYVIGTGPGHKDYVLPKAIQCIKDAEVLLGSPRLLEMYREEHHKQLVPLKGSIKELLNSLDTLAEEYNCALLVTGDPGYHSLLKRVRKRFSPEQYRVIPGISAYQVACSHLGIEWQDMDLVSCHGQSLTSQAQNLNIQKGAIFLTDPKNTPHNISQELLKKGWENVSVWLCKDISLATEEYTLYRLNNIPELKDNKLCIMILLPVSTG, encoded by the coding sequence ATGCCAGGCTTTTATGTAATAGGAACGGGACCTGGACACAAGGATTATGTATTGCCTAAAGCCATCCAGTGTATTAAAGATGCGGAGGTTCTTCTGGGATCGCCCCGGCTCCTTGAAATGTACCGGGAGGAACATCATAAACAACTTGTTCCTCTAAAAGGCTCTATAAAGGAATTACTTAATTCTTTGGATACTCTGGCAGAGGAATATAATTGTGCCCTCTTAGTGACAGGTGATCCAGGATATCACAGTCTTTTAAAACGAGTGAGAAAGCGTTTTTCCCCAGAGCAATATCGAGTGATTCCCGGAATTAGTGCTTATCAGGTGGCTTGTTCTCATTTAGGGATCGAATGGCAGGATATGGACTTGGTGAGTTGTCACGGCCAGAGTCTAACTTCACAGGCACAGAATTTAAATATTCAGAAGGGGGCTATTTTTTTGACAGACCCAAAGAATACACCCCATAACATTAGTCAGGAGTTATTGAAGAAAGGCTGGGAGAATGTTTCTGTCTGGTTATGTAAAGACATCAGTCTAGCAACAGAGGAATACACCCTATACCGTCTTAATAATATACCCGAATTAAAGGATAACAAATTATGCATCATGATCCTATTACCCGTCTCTACGGGATAG